In the Arachis ipaensis cultivar K30076 chromosome B10, Araip1.1, whole genome shotgun sequence genome, one interval contains:
- the LOC107621145 gene encoding protein XRI1, with the protein MDYNNNSDDDNSGAKEPWNWHGEDHDLQKTSNFEEPWNGVLQNEDISYMFEDETTPVKACGDLVYNVDNSVSDDVEKEVEEGRETSSQVKRRRMLQFNGQERDHSLSKEEMSLPYFKSNGKEDLITDAFPEVSQWVPGLSSEYALGNASSSSGYEDLESTEGWLAECLNDSEMQFSPDDLNFSGAEDIQIDIAGRCHFFPSPLEGCCFFLDFTHFSCLGRKSFIQTPPKLASSVVYPFTFVKPSGAHGDVTLKEINQRIQTPPSSKSKQSNEDPSAYPKSAFSGKPVVNKTKIRTEGGKGSITIMRTKG; encoded by the exons ATGGATTATAACAACAACAGCGACGACGACAA TAGTGGTGCTAAAGAACCATGGAATTGGCATGGGGAGGATCATGATCTCCAAAAGACTTCCAATTTTG AAGAGCCATGGAATGGTGTGCTCCAAAATGAAGATATTTCCTACATGTTTGAAGATGAAACTACACCAGTTAAGGCATGTGGTGATTTGGTATACAATGTTGACAATAGTG TTTCGGATGATGTAGAAAAAGAAGTAGAGGAGGGGAGGGAGACTTCTTCTCAAGTCAAGAGGCGGCGGATGCTACAATTCAATGGCCAGGAGAGGGATCATTCTCTTTCCAAGGAAGAGATGTCTTTGCCATATTTTAAATCAAAT GGGAAGGAGGACTTGATCACGGATGCTTTTCCTGAAGTGTCACAATGGGTTCCTGGTTTATCATCAG AATATGCATTAGGAAATGCATCGTCATCGTCTGGTTATGAAGACCTTGAGTCCACTGAAGGTTGGCTAGCAGAATGCCTTAATGATAGCGAGATGCAATTCAGTCCCGATGATTT GAACTTTTCAGGGGCAGAGGATATTCAGATTGATATTGCAGGTAGATGCCATTTTTTCCCCTCGCCGTTAGAAGGATGCTGCTTCTTCCTTGATTTT ACCCATTTTTCGTGTTTAGGTAGGAAATCGTTTATACAGACACCGCCAAAGTTGGCTTCTTCTGTGGTCTATCCATTTACTTTTGTTAAGCCTAGTGGTGCTCATGGAGATGTAACATTGAAGGAAATAAATCAGCGGATTCAGACTCCGCCGTCTTCAAAATCAAAGCAAAGCAATGAAGATCCATCAGCTTATCCCAAATCAGCCTTCTCGGGGAAGCCTGTCGTTAACAAAACAAAGATTCGCACGGAAGGGGGAAAAGGTAGCATCACGATTATGCGAACCAAAGGCTAA
- the LOC107621144 gene encoding polygalacturonase-like produces MNAVDVKGPCKSPIEIQVDGTIQAPANPSDLKGADQWIKINYVDFVTVSGHGIFDGQGAAAWKINDCGSNKNCKMLCMNFGFNFVKNSVVRDITSKDSKDFHFNVLGCSNFTFDGVKIDAPATSLNTDGIHIGRSTGIKILNTKIGTGDDCISLGDGSKQITVQNVNCGPGHGISVGSLGRYPNEEPVEGFYVTNCTLTNTANGVRIKTWPDSTGTSPITDMHFEDITMVNVMNPVIIDQEYCPWNQCNKQSPSKIKISNVSFKNIKGTSGTADGVLLTCSSSVPCEGVELANIDLTFNGAAATAKCANVKPTITGKVPACAST; encoded by the exons ATGAATGCAGTGGACGTGAAGGGTCCTTGCAAGTCTCCCATTGAAATTCAAGTTGATGGAACAATTCAAGCACCTGCAAATCCTTCTGATCTTAAAGGTGCAGATCAATGGATCAAGATTAATTACGTTGACTTTGTAACCGTCTCAGGTCATGGAATATTTGATGGTCAAGGTGCTGCTGCTTGGAAAATCAATGATTGTGGATCTAACAAGAACTGCAAAATGTTGTGCATG AATTTCGGTTTCAACTTTGTTAAAAATTCAGTAGTTCGAGATATAACATCGAAGGACAGCAAAGACTTCCATTTTAACGTGTTGGGGTGCAGCAATTTCACATTTGACGGGGTGAAAATCGATGCACCGGCTACTAGTCTCAACACAGATGGAATCCACATAGGAAGATCAACCGGCATAAAGATCCTTAACACAAAAATTGGCACCGGTGATGATTGCATCTCACTGGGTGATGGTAGCAAACAAATAACGGTTCAAAATGTGAATTGTGGACCTGGCCATGGAATCAGTGTTGGAAGCCTTGGAAGGTACCCAAATGAAGAACCTGTTGAAGGCTTCTATGTCACCAATTGCACTTTGACTAATACTGCAAATGGTGTGAGGATCAAAACGTGGCCTGATTCTACAGGAACATCACCTATCACTGATATGCATTTTGAGGATATTACTATGGTTAATGTCATGAATCCTGTTATCATTGACCAAGAGTATTGTCCATGGAATCAGTGTAACAAACAG AGTCCATCAAAAATAAAGATAAGCAACGTTTCGTTCAAGAACATTAAAGGAACATCAGGAACTGCAGATGGGGTTCTTCTTACATGTAGCAGTAGTGTACCTTGTGAAGGAGTTGAGCTTGCTAACATTGATCTCACATTCAATGGTGCAGCAGCAACCGCTAAATGTGCTAATGTCAAGCCTACTATTACTGGAAAAGTTCCAGCTTGTGCATCAACTTAA